A single genomic interval of Chryseobacterium paludis harbors:
- a CDS encoding homoserine kinase produces the protein MKSIKIKIPATIANLVCGFDILGMAINEPYDEMELRITQIPDIIIRHTDHFGLPEEASKNVAGVVLKKILEHLNLKNGFEVIIHKNIKPGSGLGSSAASAAGAAFAANVLLGNILSRDEVIHFAMFGEELASGVRHADNIAPCIYGGIALVKSSNPIDIIPLNTPDLFVAAVHPQVEVKTSDARQILKKNIMMKDAVTQWGNIAGLIAGIEKNDLSLIGRSLNDVIVEPVRSILIPEFDTIKRKSLELGALGGGISGSGPSIFMLTEKKETAEEIVRMMKSVYDKIEVESFGYVSDINPTGITIIEHNH, from the coding sequence ATGAAAAGTATAAAAATTAAAATTCCGGCAACAATTGCCAATCTGGTTTGTGGTTTTGACATTTTAGGAATGGCCATTAATGAGCCATACGACGAAATGGAATTAAGAATAACACAAATACCTGATATTATCATCCGGCATACCGATCACTTTGGTCTTCCGGAAGAAGCTTCAAAAAATGTAGCAGGTGTTGTATTAAAAAAAATATTGGAGCATCTGAATCTGAAAAATGGATTTGAAGTGATTATTCATAAAAACATAAAACCAGGCAGTGGTCTTGGTTCCAGTGCAGCAAGTGCCGCGGGAGCAGCTTTTGCAGCGAATGTTTTATTAGGAAATATTTTATCCAGAGATGAGGTCATTCATTTTGCCATGTTTGGAGAAGAATTAGCTTCCGGAGTCAGGCATGCAGATAATATTGCACCATGCATATATGGAGGTATAGCTTTGGTAAAATCTTCAAACCCCATTGATATTATCCCTTTGAACACTCCTGATCTGTTTGTTGCTGCAGTTCATCCTCAGGTAGAGGTGAAAACGTCTGATGCCAGACAAATACTGAAGAAAAATATAATGATGAAAGATGCCGTAACGCAATGGGGAAATATTGCCGGGTTAATTGCCGGTATTGAGAAAAATGATCTATCGCTGATCGGAAGAAGTCTAAATGATGTGATTGTAGAACCTGTCCGAAGTATTTTGATTCCGGAATTTGATACCATTAAAAGAAAGAGTTTGGAGCTTGGCGCATTAGGTGGCGGCATTTCGGGATCCGGCCCTTCTATTTTTATGCTTACGGAAAAGAAAGAAACGGCAGAAGAAATCGTCCGGATGATGAAATCCGTCTATGACAAAATTGAAGTGGAAAGTTTTGGATATGTTTCTGATATTAATCCTACAGGAATTACCATTATAGAGCATAATCATTAA
- the thrA gene encoding bifunctional aspartate kinase/homoserine dehydrogenase I, with amino-acid sequence MKVLKFGGTSVADAQAILQVENIIKKESSDHKIIVVVSALHGVTDLLIKAAELASIADENYLQYLKNLEEKHLAIVKEIFPISAQSSWLSFVKKHFNDIEDLCNGIFILGEFTARIKDKITSYGEFLSSNIIAARLESAGFDAVWLSSPDHIRTNNNYTHAKVDFDVTEKNLKHYFKHNHNQIFVAPGFIASDENGNRTTLGRGGSDYSASIIASAIDAGELQIWTDVSGMMTADPRLVSQAKVIPEISYQEAMELSHFGAKVLYPPTIQPVMVKNIDLRIKNTFDAEAPGTLVTQHSKSSDKEQEQIAVGISNMNHIALLTLEGSGMVGVPGISAKLFQCLSHEKINVILITQSSSEHSITIAINKQEVFHAENAINSAFEDDFKLKRIEPVKIEDRLSIVALVGENMKSRSGVSAKMFSCLGNNGINIRAIAQGSSEKNISIVISEIDTKKAVNILHEEFFESEIKQVHLYICGTGNVGTKLIQQVYAQNKYLIENLSINLRIAGLSNSRKMVFSDHGIPETDYLHFLENGEAASAHQFSQEIRTRNLRNSVFVDLTANPEIPEIYEDLLKKSINIVACNKIAAASDFENYKKLKNLAKNHNCNFFFETNVGAGLPIIGTINDLVRSGDIITSILAVLSGTLNFVFNHYDGTQPFSEVVAQAQKEGFTEPDPRLDLAGTDVARKILILAREAGFPLQFDEIENVSFLPEECMNGDVDYFYKMLVKYEDHFKNLFDQAKKEGKILKYVAEFNNGKAKVGLQHISPNSDLYHLYGKDNIVIFKTLRYSEQPLVVKGAGAGAEVTASGVFADIVRSV; translated from the coding sequence ATGAAAGTCTTAAAATTTGGTGGAACTTCTGTAGCTGATGCACAGGCCATTCTACAAGTCGAAAATATTATAAAAAAAGAATCTTCTGACCATAAAATTATTGTTGTCGTTTCAGCCTTACACGGAGTTACAGACCTATTGATTAAAGCAGCAGAACTTGCATCTATTGCTGATGAAAACTATCTGCAATATCTTAAAAATCTTGAAGAAAAACATTTAGCAATCGTAAAAGAAATCTTCCCTATTTCAGCGCAAAGTTCTTGGTTAAGTTTTGTAAAAAAGCATTTCAATGATATTGAAGATCTATGTAATGGTATTTTCATTTTGGGTGAATTTACGGCAAGAATTAAAGATAAAATAACATCTTATGGCGAGTTTCTGTCATCAAATATCATAGCTGCAAGATTAGAATCTGCAGGATTTGATGCTGTATGGCTGAGTTCACCTGATCATATCAGAACCAATAACAACTATACTCATGCAAAAGTGGATTTTGATGTTACCGAAAAAAACCTGAAACATTATTTTAAACATAACCACAATCAGATCTTTGTAGCTCCCGGATTTATTGCGAGTGATGAAAATGGAAACAGAACAACATTAGGAAGAGGTGGATCAGATTATTCTGCTTCCATTATTGCTTCCGCAATTGATGCCGGGGAACTTCAGATCTGGACCGATGTAAGTGGAATGATGACCGCTGACCCGCGACTCGTTTCCCAAGCTAAAGTCATTCCTGAAATATCTTACCAGGAAGCCATGGAACTTTCCCATTTTGGAGCAAAAGTACTTTATCCACCAACGATTCAGCCGGTTATGGTAAAAAATATTGATCTTAGGATCAAAAACACTTTTGATGCAGAGGCACCCGGAACTTTGGTTACACAACATTCAAAATCTTCTGATAAGGAGCAAGAACAAATAGCAGTTGGTATTTCCAATATGAATCATATCGCTCTTCTTACTTTGGAAGGAAGCGGGATGGTAGGTGTTCCGGGTATCTCAGCTAAATTATTTCAGTGTTTAAGTCATGAAAAAATAAATGTCATCCTTATTACCCAAAGCTCATCGGAACATTCTATTACCATTGCTATTAATAAACAAGAAGTTTTCCACGCTGAAAATGCAATCAATTCGGCATTTGAAGATGATTTTAAGCTGAAAAGAATAGAACCTGTAAAAATTGAAGACAGGCTTTCTATTGTGGCGTTAGTTGGAGAAAATATGAAAAGCAGAAGCGGTGTTAGTGCAAAAATGTTCAGTTGCCTGGGAAACAATGGGATTAATATCAGGGCAATTGCGCAAGGCTCTTCAGAAAAAAACATCAGTATTGTTATTTCTGAAATTGATACTAAAAAAGCAGTCAATATTCTGCACGAAGAATTTTTTGAGTCCGAAATAAAACAGGTCCATCTTTATATATGTGGAACAGGAAATGTAGGAACTAAGTTAATACAACAGGTTTACGCACAGAACAAATACCTGATAGAAAATCTGTCGATCAATCTTAGAATTGCAGGTTTATCAAATAGCCGGAAAATGGTCTTTTCAGACCATGGAATTCCAGAAACTGATTATCTACATTTTCTTGAGAATGGAGAGGCTGCTTCTGCCCATCAGTTTAGTCAGGAAATCAGAACCCGAAATTTACGAAACTCTGTTTTTGTTGACCTTACCGCTAATCCTGAGATTCCCGAAATTTATGAAGACCTTCTAAAGAAAAGTATCAACATTGTGGCTTGTAATAAAATTGCTGCGGCTTCAGATTTTGAAAATTACAAGAAACTCAAAAATCTTGCAAAAAATCACAATTGTAACTTTTTCTTTGAAACCAATGTAGGAGCTGGATTACCTATTATAGGAACAATAAATGATCTGGTTAGAAGTGGAGATATTATTACTTCAATACTGGCAGTGCTAAGTGGCACTTTAAATTTCGTTTTCAATCATTATGATGGTACTCAGCCATTTTCTGAAGTAGTCGCTCAGGCACAGAAAGAAGGTTTTACCGAACCTGATCCAAGACTGGACCTTGCAGGAACAGATGTCGCACGGAAAATTTTAATTCTGGCTCGTGAAGCTGGTTTCCCGTTGCAGTTTGATGAAATTGAAAACGTCAGTTTCCTTCCGGAGGAATGTATGAATGGCGATGTAGATTATTTTTATAAAATGCTCGTGAAATATGAAGATCATTTTAAAAACTTATTTGATCAGGCTAAAAAAGAAGGTAAAATCTTAAAATATGTAGCCGAATTTAACAATGGAAAAGCAAAAGTAGGATTACAGCATATCAGTCCCAACAGCGATTTGTATCATCTATACGGCAAAGACAATATTGTAATTTTCAAAACTCTAAGATACTCCGAACAGCCATTGGTGGTAAAAGGAGCTGGTGCAGGTGCTGAAGTTACTGCGAGTGGGGTTTTTGCAGATATCGTTCGTTCAGTTTAA
- a CDS encoding bacteriocin-like protein, whose protein sequence is MKNIKKLSREEQKKVNGGFTQFQIDTCGGAALVCFRPGGWGCWRTPGGTCYAPMV, encoded by the coding sequence ATGAAAAATATTAAAAAACTCTCAAGAGAAGAACAAAAAAAAGTAAATGGCGGATTTACCCAGTTTCAGATAGATACCTGTGGTGGCGCAGCCCTTGTATGTTTCCGACCAGGGGGATGGGGGTGCTGGCGAACTCCGGGAGGAACCTGTTATGCTCCTATGGTATAA
- a CDS encoding bacteriocin-like protein — protein sequence MKKLSRTQLKTINGSGCPGGCPAGNTYGPPGSGAAHSCAAYQSLSQCCKNEAFLSPACVGPVIS from the coding sequence ATGAAAAAATTATCAAGAACACAGTTAAAAACAATTAATGGTTCAGGCTGTCCGGGAGGCTGTCCGGCAGGAAATACGTATGGCCCACCAGGATCAGGTGCAGCTCATTCATGTGCGGCATATCAATCATTATCGCAATGTTGTAAGAATGAAGCATTTCTCAGTCCAGCGTGTGTTGGACCGGTAATATCTTAG
- a CDS encoding bacteriocin-like protein — translation MKNLKKLNRGNLKSINGGAVCIGNCPPGPYGPGFPSSCEAFHALPQCCKSKVLVSSECFDQTVN, via the coding sequence ATGAAAAATTTAAAGAAATTAAACAGAGGAAATTTAAAATCAATTAATGGAGGAGCTGTTTGTATAGGAAATTGTCCTCCGGGACCTTACGGTCCGGGTTTTCCATCATCTTGTGAAGCTTTTCATGCATTGCCGCAATGTTGCAAATCTAAGGTATTGGTAAGCTCAGAATGTTTTGATCAGACCGTTAATTAG
- a CDS encoding bacteriocin-like protein, which yields MKNLKKLYRENLKSINGGTACNENCPVGPYGPGFPRSCADFNALPKCCETYVKVSMDCFPQ from the coding sequence ATGAAAAATTTAAAAAAATTATACAGAGAAAATTTAAAATCGATCAACGGAGGAACGGCATGTAATGAGAATTGTCCTGTAGGACCTTACGGACCGGGTTTTCCAAGATCCTGTGCTGACTTTAATGCATTGCCAAAATGCTGTGAGACCTATGTAAAGGTAAGTATGGATTGCTTTCCTCAATAA
- a CDS encoding bacteriocin-like protein has protein sequence MKNSKKLSRENLKSFNGGGTCNYVCPPGPYGPGYPRSCADYDALPACCKPKVLLSFECAPD, from the coding sequence ATGAAAAATTCTAAAAAGCTAAGCAGAGAAAATTTGAAATCATTCAATGGAGGTGGAACTTGTAACTATGTTTGTCCTCCAGGGCCATATGGACCAGGTTATCCAAGATCATGTGCTGATTATGATGCCTTACCTGCATGTTGTAAGCCTAAAGTTTTATTGAGTTTCGAATGTGCTCCTGATTAA
- the nadA gene encoding quinolinate synthase NadA — protein MSTETLERAKSAIPVRGFLDIKDIAIPQGEELVKAILKLKEEKNAVILAHYYQPGEIQDIADFLGDSLQLARQAKDTNADMIVFCGVHFMAEAAKILNPTKKVVLPDTMAGCSLADGCSGEGLRKMREQHPNALIATYINCNAETKAESDIIVTSSNAETVIEALPKDRPIIFAPDKNLGRYLSKKTGRDMILWDGSCIVHEAFSMERIAQQLADNPDAKLIAHPESEEAVLKLAHFIGSTSALLNYVEKDECQKFIIATEEGILHEMRKRAPHKELIPALVFDESCNCSECFYMKRNTMEKLYLCMKYELPEILIDEELRLRALKPIEAMLDLSKSIK, from the coding sequence ATGAGTACCGAAACATTAGAAAGAGCTAAATCTGCTATTCCTGTTAGGGGATTTTTAGATATAAAAGATATAGCGATTCCTCAAGGAGAAGAATTAGTGAAAGCTATTCTTAAACTTAAAGAAGAAAAAAATGCGGTTATTTTAGCGCATTATTACCAACCTGGAGAAATTCAGGATATTGCTGATTTTCTTGGAGATTCTTTACAGTTGGCAAGACAGGCAAAAGATACGAACGCTGATATGATCGTTTTCTGTGGTGTTCACTTTATGGCAGAAGCGGCAAAAATCTTAAACCCTACCAAAAAAGTAGTTCTTCCAGATACAATGGCAGGATGTTCTTTAGCTGATGGCTGTAGCGGTGAAGGATTGAGAAAAATGCGTGAGCAGCATCCAAATGCTTTAATTGCAACATACATCAACTGTAATGCTGAAACTAAAGCTGAAAGTGATATTATTGTAACAAGTTCCAATGCTGAAACGGTAATTGAAGCTTTACCGAAAGACAGACCTATCATTTTTGCACCTGATAAAAACTTGGGAAGATACCTTTCTAAAAAAACAGGTCGTGATATGATCCTTTGGGATGGAAGTTGCATCGTTCATGAAGCTTTCTCAATGGAAAGAATTGCTCAGCAATTGGCAGACAATCCGGATGCAAAACTGATTGCACACCCTGAGAGTGAAGAAGCTGTTTTAAAGCTTGCTCATTTTATAGGTTCAACTTCTGCATTGTTAAACTATGTAGAAAAAGACGAGTGTCAGAAATTCATTATTGCAACTGAAGAAGGTATTCTTCATGAAATGAGAAAACGTGCTCCACATAAAGAATTGATTCCAGCTTTGGTTTTTGATGAAAGCTGTAACTGTTCTGAGTGTTTCTACATGAAACGTAATACAATGGAAAAATTGTATTTGTGTATGAAATATGAACTTCCGGAAATCCTTATCGATGAAGAACTTCGTTTGAGAGCTTTAAAGCCAATCGAAGCGATGCTGGATCTTTCAAAAAGTATAAAATAA
- the gmk gene encoding guanylate kinase — MEKVIIFSAPSGSGKTTLVKHSLDIFPELKFSISCTTRQPRGTEVHAVDYHFLTPDEFRQKITEGAFVEYEEVYTDKYYGTLKSEVEKIWNQGKVVIFDVDVKGGISLKKYFGKKAFSIFIEPPSIEELERRLISRNTDDAETIKTRVEKAEEEMTYASEFDKIVINTDLGEAKIEIESLIKNFISSH; from the coding sequence ATGGAAAAAGTTATCATATTTTCAGCGCCATCCGGGAGCGGAAAAACAACATTAGTAAAACATTCTTTAGATATATTTCCGGAACTTAAATTCTCGATCTCCTGTACTACGAGACAGCCGAGGGGAACTGAAGTACATGCTGTGGATTATCATTTTTTAACTCCGGATGAATTCAGACAAAAGATCACTGAGGGTGCTTTTGTAGAATATGAAGAAGTATATACCGATAAATATTACGGTACTTTAAAATCTGAGGTAGAGAAAATCTGGAATCAAGGCAAAGTAGTTATTTTTGATGTTGATGTGAAGGGAGGAATTTCTTTAAAAAAATATTTTGGTAAAAAAGCCTTCTCTATCTTCATTGAACCCCCTTCTATTGAAGAATTGGAACGAAGATTGATTTCAAGAAATACAGATGATGCAGAAACCATTAAAACCCGTGTAGAAAAGGCAGAAGAAGAAATGACCTATGCCAGCGAATTTGATAAAATCGTGATCAATACGGATTTGGGTGAAGCAAAAATAGAAATAGAAAGTTTAATAAAAAATTTTATCAGTAGTCATTAA
- a CDS encoding YicC family protein, which translates to MILSMTGFGRAEDVFEGKKICVDIKSLNSKSFDLNIKIPLRYKEKEFEIRKILNDRIIRGKVDCYISVENLEESNDVKINRNLIDSYMSELRNIASDGPDFEYLKMAVRLPDAITSRPDELTDGEWENLARIVNNSVDRFEEFRKTEGKTLHLELEKNIQNIDKYLSEVIPYEEVRINSVKERYQKSLKEFENVDETRFYQEMAYFTEKLDISEEKVRLSQHLKYYKEVMDNEDFNGKKLGFISQEIGREINTLGSKANHAEIQKLVVMMKDDLEKIKEQTLNVL; encoded by the coding sequence ATGATTTTATCAATGACTGGCTTCGGTAGAGCTGAAGATGTTTTTGAAGGTAAAAAAATATGCGTAGATATTAAATCACTGAACAGCAAGAGCTTTGATTTAAATATTAAAATACCGTTACGCTATAAAGAAAAAGAATTCGAAATCAGAAAAATTCTTAACGACAGAATTATTCGTGGAAAAGTGGATTGCTACATTTCAGTGGAGAATCTTGAGGAAAGCAATGATGTAAAAATCAATAGAAACCTCATCGATTCATACATGAGTGAACTCCGTAATATAGCCTCTGACGGACCTGACTTTGAATATCTAAAAATGGCAGTAAGGCTTCCTGATGCTATTACATCAAGACCTGATGAACTTACAGATGGAGAATGGGAAAACCTGGCAAGAATCGTAAACAATTCTGTTGATAGATTCGAAGAATTCAGAAAAACTGAAGGCAAGACCCTGCATTTGGAACTGGAGAAAAATATTCAGAATATCGATAAATATTTATCTGAAGTTATTCCTTATGAAGAGGTAAGAATTAATAGTGTAAAAGAGCGTTATCAAAAATCTTTAAAAGAATTTGAAAATGTAGATGAAACCCGTTTCTATCAGGAAATGGCATATTTTACGGAAAAATTAGATATTTCTGAAGAGAAAGTCAGACTTTCCCAGCATTTGAAATACTATAAAGAAGTAATGGATAATGAAGATTTTAATGGAAAGAAATTAGGTTTTATTTCTCAGGAGATCGGAAGAGAAATCAATACATTAGGTTCAAAAGCCAATCATGCTGAAATTCAGAAATTAGTAGTAATGATGAAGGATGACCTGGAAAAAATTAAAGAACAAACGTTAAATGTATTATAG